A DNA window from Pleurodeles waltl isolate 20211129_DDA chromosome 12, aPleWal1.hap1.20221129, whole genome shotgun sequence contains the following coding sequences:
- the LOC138268135 gene encoding arylamine N-acetyltransferase, pineal gland isozyme NAT-10-like isoform X1 has product MASQRTWGLRMNLEDYFSRIHFKGSPVKCTFQNVMEIFQHHIRAVPFENLSIHCEEVIQVNIDAVYNKIVRKRRGGWCIEQNHLLYWVLKTMGYEVTMHEGNVYHPLQAIYSDRPSHLILKVVVEGKTYIVDAGFGASYQMWEPMELISGKDQPQIPGIFRLTEVNGFWYFEKIKRKQHIPDEQFSSSDLLDNATHKQVYRFTLLERTIEDFIPVNTFLQISPDSLFKKKSICTLQLTDGVRSLVGWTLTEMRYNYKDNMDLVEFTTFNDEDVEMVLRDKFNLTLEKRFVPVNSKTFYTI; this is encoded by the coding sequence GACTGAGAATGAACTTAGAAGACTATTTTTCAAGAATCCATTTCAAAGGCTCTCCGGTAAAGTGCACCTTTCAAAATGTGATGGAGATATTCCAGCATCATATTAGAGCTGTGCCCTTTGAAAATCTCAGTATTCATTGCGAGGAAGTGATACAGGTGAACATAGATGCAGTTTACAACAAAATTGTGAGGAAGAGACGTGGAGGTTGGTGCATTGAGCAAAACCACCTCTTATATTGGGTGCTAAAGACAATGGGCTATGAGGTCACAATGCATGAAGGAAATGTTTACCATCCATTACAGGCGATATATAGTGACCGGCCGTCTCATCTTATCCTAAAAGTGGTTGTTGAAGGTAAAACTTACATTGTAGATGCTGGCTTTGGTGCTTCCTATCAAATGTGGGAACCCATGGAGCTGATATCAGGGAAAGACCAGCCTCAGATTCCTGGCATCTTTCGTTTGACAGAAGTCAACGGGTTTTGGTACTTTGAGAAAATCAAAAGAAAGCAACATATTCCTGATGAACAATTTTCTAGTTCTGATCTACTGGATAACGCTACACACAAACAAGTGTACCGCTTCACTCTCCTGGAGAGAACTATTGAAGATTTCATCCCTGTAAATACGTTCCTACAAATATCGCCAGACTCACTGtttaaaaagaaatctatttgcACCCTTCAACTCACTGATGGTGTTAGATCATTGGTTGGCTGGACTTTGACTGAGATGAGATACAACTACAAAGATAATATGGACTTGGTGGAATTCACAACTTTCAATGATGAAGATGTGGAGATGGTTCTAAGAGATAAATTTAATCTGACATTAGAAAAAAGATTTGTACCAGTAAACAGCAAAACCTTCTATACAATTTAG
- the LOC138268135 gene encoding arylamine N-acetyltransferase, pineal gland isozyme NAT-10-like isoform X2: MNLEDYFSRIHFKGSPVKCTFQNVMEIFQHHIRAVPFENLSIHCEEVIQVNIDAVYNKIVRKRRGGWCIEQNHLLYWVLKTMGYEVTMHEGNVYHPLQAIYSDRPSHLILKVVVEGKTYIVDAGFGASYQMWEPMELISGKDQPQIPGIFRLTEVNGFWYFEKIKRKQHIPDEQFSSSDLLDNATHKQVYRFTLLERTIEDFIPVNTFLQISPDSLFKKKSICTLQLTDGVRSLVGWTLTEMRYNYKDNMDLVEFTTFNDEDVEMVLRDKFNLTLEKRFVPVNSKTFYTI, translated from the coding sequence ATGAACTTAGAAGACTATTTTTCAAGAATCCATTTCAAAGGCTCTCCGGTAAAGTGCACCTTTCAAAATGTGATGGAGATATTCCAGCATCATATTAGAGCTGTGCCCTTTGAAAATCTCAGTATTCATTGCGAGGAAGTGATACAGGTGAACATAGATGCAGTTTACAACAAAATTGTGAGGAAGAGACGTGGAGGTTGGTGCATTGAGCAAAACCACCTCTTATATTGGGTGCTAAAGACAATGGGCTATGAGGTCACAATGCATGAAGGAAATGTTTACCATCCATTACAGGCGATATATAGTGACCGGCCGTCTCATCTTATCCTAAAAGTGGTTGTTGAAGGTAAAACTTACATTGTAGATGCTGGCTTTGGTGCTTCCTATCAAATGTGGGAACCCATGGAGCTGATATCAGGGAAAGACCAGCCTCAGATTCCTGGCATCTTTCGTTTGACAGAAGTCAACGGGTTTTGGTACTTTGAGAAAATCAAAAGAAAGCAACATATTCCTGATGAACAATTTTCTAGTTCTGATCTACTGGATAACGCTACACACAAACAAGTGTACCGCTTCACTCTCCTGGAGAGAACTATTGAAGATTTCATCCCTGTAAATACGTTCCTACAAATATCGCCAGACTCACTGtttaaaaagaaatctatttgcACCCTTCAACTCACTGATGGTGTTAGATCATTGGTTGGCTGGACTTTGACTGAGATGAGATACAACTACAAAGATAATATGGACTTGGTGGAATTCACAACTTTCAATGATGAAGATGTGGAGATGGTTCTAAGAGATAAATTTAATCTGACATTAGAAAAAAGATTTGTACCAGTAAACAGCAAAACCTTCTATACAATTTAG